TAAACAAGCGGTGGTCCACCCATACCATGGGACAGAAATccgcaatgaaaaggaatgaagtcttgatacatgcaacaacctACGTGGGTCTCCAGAGAGTCATGCTGCGTGAAGACAGCCAATCCCAGAAGCAATATCCTGTCATTCCACTTATACAACATGCTTGAAGTGAGAATTACAGAAACAGAGAACTGATTAGTGGTTGTTGGGGCGAAGGAGAGTGTAGGGGTGGGAAAGAAGAGCGTATGGCTGTAAACATACAACGGGAGGTATCCTTGTTTTGCACCTTAATAGTATCAAGGTGGATACCCTGGAGGGGCTACTGTACTAGAATTTTGCAAGCTGTTACCATTGAGGGTAACTGGTTAAAGGATACGTGTGACCCCTAGGCATTGATTTCTTACAACTGCAatataaaaaagtttaatttccagtaaataaataaatggatggatgggtattCTAGTATTTTCTGCTCAGACCAAAGTGGATCGTCTTAAGGCACACCCAATTTCGGAAATCACTGTGTATGTTGCTAGTCCCTACTGAGCCTTTGGGCCCCTCTAGTCTTCTCTACATTCTCTTCAAGCTGTCTCTCTTAAATGCAGATTTGCTCATGTGACTTCCTAAGATCACTAGTCTGACACACTGGGCCTTCATGATCTGGCTGTTAAGTCTCCACCTGGATACCAAGTACACACAGCTTCCAGTTGGGCAAAACCCGGTCTGACTCGAGGTACCTGAGGACGGGCACAATGACCTATCTCTATCTGCTGATCttatctcaaatattttaactctaacatctttttaatgttttttgtttgttctggtttttttcagtaatctctacagccaatgtggggctcaaactcaccatcCTAatatcaagagtagcatgctgttctgactgagccagccaggcacccctctaacttctttctttcttttcttttcttttctttttttttcttttctttcttctttcttctttctttctttctttcttctttcttaaagctttatttatttaagtaatctctacaccctacatggggcttgaactcatgaccccaagatcaagagtcacatgcttttctgatggagccagccagctgcccctcatTAACTTATTTCTAATGCTTATCAGGTTCCCTAGCGCGTATTAGGAGCGCACTAAACCttgatttaaatgtttattactctcggggcgcctgggtggctcagtcgttaagtgtctgccttcggctcagggcgtgatcccagcgttctgggatcgagcctgcttcttcctctcctgctccccctgcttgtgttccctctctcgctggctgtctctctctctctcaaatgaataaataaaatctttaaaaaaataaatgtttattactcTTGCTTTGTGCATTGCCTAAGAGTGTGGAGGCACTGATTGTATGTTACCCTAGGACACTAACCTGCAATCACTCCCGCCAGGTACACCAGCCCTACTCGGAGCCCTTTGTGGACCATTTCCAGGGGAATACCCAAAGCGAGCTGCATAATGAGATTCCCCACGATGTGCTGAACTCTGCGGAGACAAACACAGTAGTCAAACATCATGACAAACCCACACAGTTACTTCTTTGGCACATGAACAAGCATTGGTGTATTGTTACCAgttcaaattctattttctaattttttaggtgactttttttttttaaatctcaacaGGGAGCCTCAATATGTAAAACAGATAAAAGGACATTTTGGGCgtatatgcttattttataagTTCTCTTTTATAACAATGACTGACAACATCAAACAGAGGGATGAGGATGGCTTAAGGAACAGAAGCTTGAAATTAGGCATAGATGACAACTGCCATTTTATGTCAGCCCCTGCATCTGATTTTGTTTCAGTTGCACAGTATTGAGAAAATCCTAATTCACGCATATCAAGTTTAAGTTtcagtagttttgttttgtttttttccagcatggggctggaactctctcgaccccgagatccagagtcgCCCGTGCTACCATCtaagccagccgggcaccccaaaTTTCAATAGGGTTTTAAACAACTGCTCTTGCGATCTTAGGATATTCTTTAATAAAGCAGAGATGGCAAGAGAAGCCCCATCCCTGGTTCTACAGTaaaaagttgaggggcgcctgggtggctcagttggtgaagcgtcagccttcggctggagtcgtgatcctagggtcctgagatggagccctgcatcgggctccctgctaagcggggagcctgctgctctccctctgctgctccccctgcttgtgctctctctctcgctatctttgtcaaataaataattaaaatcttaaaaaaaaaagttgaaaaagcaGTTTACCAAAATGAAGACGAAAATTTACCCAGTAACACTAGGTAAAGTTAGTATCTCCCATGTACTACCGTTTGATACATAACATATTTGCATGCAGGTgatttttattccagtttttaaagaggtaaaaatatttttattttttttttttttaaagattttatttatttattcgacagagatagagacagccagagagagagggaacacaagcagggggagtgggagaggaagaagcaggctcatagtggaagagcctgatgtggggctcgatcccacaacgccgggatcacgccctgagccgaaggcagacgcttaaccgctgtgccacccaggcgcccctaaagaggtaaaaatatttttaaataaaactcatgCTCTTTTACCTGTCAAACCCCACAGGTGTCTCTGCAGAATCTCTGAATGTATTTTGGCACATTCCCACACTACAGTCATCCTTAATTTAGTTGCTACACAGCACaaggcttttttgttttaataagattttatctatttatttgacagagagagacagccagcaagagagggaacacaagccgggggagtgggagaggaagcagcaggctcccagcagagcagggagcccaatgtggggctcgatcccaggactctgggaccacgccctgggccgaaggctgacgcttaacgactgagctacccaggtgccccaaggctttttttttttttttaagagatttcaGGTTaaaccaaaaagttaaaaaacgaAATAGGTGTTGGATATTTCACAATGTGTAGCAGCTTTCATACTAGCCTTAAGGATTGTGTTTTGCATTATAATTTACTTAACAAATACCCAGCAGAGGTTCTCTGGGCAGAGCCTACAAAACAGATTACCTACCTTCATGGCCACATGCACACGCAGCCACCACTATCACTGCCCAAGTCATCTTCAAAGATACACAAGAAGTAACACGTAATTCACAAAATAGTCCAGCAAGGGCAGTTACGCTAGTCTTACAGAGATGTCAGACATAAAGAGTATTTGGAAATATGTGCACTTTGTGAATTTGAGCCAAGTCAGTGGAAGCCATCCCATTCTGTCCTTTGGGAACACCTTGAGAATGAAGTGACCAGTAGCaccaaaaaccccaaagaatcaCCCTCAGCATTCTTTCTGCTAACTCAAGAGTAGAAATGGCATAAGGATGAGATCCTGTCATATACCGGAATAGAAGTACTAACTTTTTTCATCCAAATTGTTTCTACCCTTCCAGGTCCAGCTTGAATCCATGTCATCTGGAAAACCATCGCCATTCTGATCTTTCCGTCTTTCTGTTTGTATTGCAGTAACTAATCCCACATTCATCTCCTTAccacctgcctgcctcctctAGTGAGGCCCCAAGAGCTCTTGGGGcctttcccttcctgcttttAATACCCAGCTACAGCCGCCAACTTGCAACCATGAGAGAAAGGTCAAGGGAAAAGCCGAGATACCAGCACAGAACCAAGAGTCTTGGCTTCATGAAACTGATGAGCTAACCGCATACGTCGGGGCTTCTTATATGATAAAGAATTAACCTCCATTTGTTTAGGCCCCCGTTAGATTTTTTGGTTACTTTCAGCCAAAAGCCTTCGGAACTTCTATAACCGCACATGCGACCTGTCCCACACAGCCTTGAGAATTCCTTCTGAGGgccttactatgtgtcaggcactgcaaaaattacattataaccactgtctcatttaatcacagcaaccttatgaggtaggtactagtacctccttttacagatgtggaaactgaggcacaaagaagttaagtCACTACTGCATGGCCTTGCATTACTATTTAACTGGCTGTTCGCCCTTGTAATTCTAAAGTCCTTGAGTGCAGGAACCACATTTGTTCAgaacatgttaaatgaaaaaCCGAACTGAAAGTATCCATAGAAACTGGGCATCGAGCAATTTTGTCCTTATTTGTCAAGCCTCTGAGCCCTGTGCCCTGCCACGGATGCCTAGAGTCATCCTTCAAGGTCCAGGGCTGGGTAGGTCACACAGACGAAGCTGGCCTCATCTGAACCCCCAGGCGTCCAGTGGAGAGGGGGACCAGCAGCAAGCTGCTCACTGCCTGCAGTGGGCATAACAAATCCTGGGTTCTGAGCAAATTCGTAAAAGACTATTAGCATATAAGAAGCTATAACTAAAAGGCAGGCACTGCATTGCCCATTGCTCGTATTATTCCGGATGGACAACAGTATTATACACTCAACGAAGTGCTCACAAGTTAGTTCTTTTTAAGTGTGTGgcaggggtagggagggagggatggatgatTCATATAGTGAAAGGAACACCAAACAACTAGGGGAACATAAGTGTGGTTTAGTAATGATTGGGTCTCTTCTCGTTAAAATCCCTATATAAATACCAGTATCAGGCAGTTATAACACAATATAAAGGACGCCGGACTTGGAGTTAGCACGAAGGGGCTGAGGTTCTAGCTCTTCAACTTAGCCACGTGACGTGGAGCGAGAGTAACCCCATCCCCAAAGCCTCAAACACAAAACAGCAGGAGTGATACCTGCCTCCTAGGGTTGCTGAGGATCAAACAAGATTCGGGACATGGAAGTGCCTTATCAATAAGAAAGCACCGACCAAACGTTGGGGGTTACAAGTGCTTGCGGTCACCTCTGACATCAGCGACTTAATATCATTCCTTACCCAGCATGGACCAGCATATAGGAGACAAACCTCCAGGCTTGCTCCCTCTTCTCAGGACTGTAGATAAAGGGGCTCTCCAGGATGCCTGTGTCCAGGGTGATCCACTGTTTCTGAGGCTTCCACACAGCATAGTATAtaaacactgccagctgccagggAGGGCACACGGGAATGTTAGCCACCGTCTGCAGAGGGGGGCCCTCCTAAAGCCCACCGGCACTACTGCCTTGCTTTCAAAGGATCAGCTCCGAAGCGGGCCCGGCTGTAGCATGTGCTCGGAAGATGACAGGACTTAAACGTCCTTGCCGTGTACCTGACCGCGGACCCGTGGTCCTATCCCGCTTCCTCCAGTGATGAGGGGCAGCCCTAGACCAAACATAACGAAGACTCTTTCGGAACCCCCCGGCCCCCTTAAACACCCTCCGCCCTCGTCTTCCCACTCCCACCATTTCGTCTTTCACTTACAACTTAATATGGAATTAAGTCGCTGCTGGCGTCCAAGGaatagaagagggagagggaacaatAACTCTACAGCACAGAAGCCCGGCGAACACGACCTTAACCAAGTGATGAAGGCTCCTGTCGCCCGGGACGTCATGTGGATGACCCGTACTCCCCGACGTGACGTGATGAGAAAGGCACTTCGCCTCTGTGTGTTCCTCCCCAAACCCCGTAACTCCAATCTAACCATGAGGAAAACATCGGACAAGCCCAGATTGAGGGATCGTCTACAGAAACCTGGCCCACACCCCTCAAGGCTATCAAAGTCATGACAAAGACAGACTAAGAAACTGTTATAGATTAGAGGACGCTGGCGTGGAGGGtacagaagggacagagagagagaagacattcATGGAAAAGCTGgtaaaaacacatattaaaagCTCCCAATGAAGCctggagtttagttaataatactaCACCCatgtcagtttcttcattttgacAAGTGTACTATGGAAACGTACGGTATTAATAATGGGAGAAATTAAGTGAGACATatacaggaactctctgtactatcttcacaacttttctataaagctcaaattaatccaaaataaaaagtttatttcaaaaattttatttgaaaaactgaTCTTTCTTTGAGAGACAGATATCTCAACACCGGCTCCACAACCCTTCTATAGAAAACTGCcctcccagggcgcctgggtggcacagcggttgggcatctgccttcagctcagggcgtgatcccggcgttatgggatcgagccccacatcaggctcctctgctatgagcctgcctcttcctctcccactccccctgcttgtgttccctctcttgctggctgtctctatctctgtcaaataaataaataaaatcttttaaaaaatttttttaaaaagaaaaaaaaaaaaaagaaagaaaactgcccTCCCCACAGCAAGGACTACAGCAGTCATGTTTAGTACCATGTGACCTTACCCTATTATTCCCCGATTCCCACATTCACCAAGCCCTCACACACCCGATCGGACCATGGGTAGGCCCACCAACCTACGGGCTGGAAGGATAACATGATAGAGTGTGCCAGAAATGTTGACACATTAGCCTTTTCTTTATCGGAGCCACGAGAGGCTAGGTCCCTATGCTGGTTAATGTTATGTGTAAACTTGGCTAGACCATGATacccagatatttgatcaaacatcattctggatgtttctgtgaagatattttttaggTGAGATCAACATTTAAATCAACagactctgagtaaagcagattaccctccataacaTGGGGTCACATCATAACAGTTGAAAGCCTTAAAAGAACAGACTGACCTCCTCTGAGGGAAAGGGAATTCTGCCAGAAGACTGCCTCTGAACTCCAACTGCAATTCTTACCCCTAGGTCTCCAGTCTGCTGGCCTACCCTACATTTTGAACTTGCCAAGCTTCCATAAaagcatgagccaattccttaaaatgaatcaatctctctctcaatataCATGTGtaaatagatggatggatggatagataaatatGGATAGATGacagatggatgaatagatgatagatgatagatagatagatagatggatagatagatagatagatagatagatagatacaagagagaatgtgtgtgtttgtgcatttacacaccctattggttctgtttttctaaagAACCCTAATACGGTCCTTGATAAGGAAATTGACACATCTGGGAATGAAGAGAATTACATGAGAGACTTCCTAATGTCCCTGAAGTCACACCCCATACATATCCATCCCCTGCCAATTCTTTTATGAGACATCATGGCAGGTGCAATGAGGCTTAGGAGAAGCCCAGTCCTGGCCCAGTCACTAaatgtaaccttgggcaagtcgttCCACCTCCCCGGgccttccattctttttctggaAAGTAAAAGGGCTGATGAGCTCAGATTCTGAAAACACGCCACGGGCTGCCCACAGCAGACATCAGCAGGGGATCCCATTTCCCCTACTGAAATCTGGAGGCGGCCCCTAGCTGTTCTGGTTAGTCTTCTATGTTGGCCCCATAAAAAGACCTTACCAATCAATCTAAGTTCGTTCATGAGATCAAACCAATTTGTGACCCCAAGATATTTGGTTTCTAAAGCCCCAGcaactaaaatgaaacaaagccaCTGAAAATTGTGGTCACTGCTGGGCAGGGGACttgcttgaaaaataaaactcaatccTTGGCTAAAAGTGACTGCGATCATAGGAAAGACCTAAGGGGGCTCCGGAGAGGGTGAGGTTGAGTTCCGTGTGTGCTGGACTTGCCACTGCCAAGCTCTCTTCCTACGTGTTCTCCAGTCTCTTCTCTGGATGTGATCAAAGCCCCCCCACCACGCTCCCCCCAGTCTTTTTGCAACTCCCCAGTGGTACTCGGTCTAGTGCCCAGCACCCAACATACTCACCTCGGCAAGGCTGATGGAGATGATGAACacggggggtgggaggcagttAGCTCTCTCCAAGTATGTTCTTTGGACCTTTTCAGGAAGCATCCATTTTGAGACAACCCTGTGGACCTTTTTATTCTTGAAGGTATCTTTACCTCCCCTGtcctctctcatttccttctcttcttccagcTCTCCTTTCATGTCTCTATCCATATTCAGATTCATATCCTCCATCTCCAAATCATGATCAGCAGCCATTGTCCTGAATCCTCCCTCCACCTGAAAGGGCCATGAATGTCAAGGAAACATAGATAACCCTAGAGTCCCGGGCTCTCTGGTATAACCACTGGTTTCCAAGGCCTTTCCTGTATATTAATAGAAGGCAATTGAAGATCTGGTGTCCAAATACTCATAATATCCACACCCTATCATCTGTGTTCAATTGTGACAAAGCACTAGGGTCTCCCCAAATGAGGGAGAGGACTTTCAGGGGTCACTTCTGGCTTCATCTATGTCCACCACCTAAAGGATGGACTAGAGCCTTGGAATAAGAAACTCTGCCTGgtacacccctcccctctgccactgACTGTCAAGTCAACCATCAGTGAAGAGATAGCTCTGTCGTAAGGTGATGCATCTCAGAGCTTAAACCATGCACACTGCATAACTGAACCCAGTCTGGTCCAGCTAAAGTAAACggtctcctttcccttcttagTTTTATCTTGCTTCTACTCAAGGGCCAAACATAGGTCTCTGATTTCTGATTCAGAATCAAAAACAATTTACTGAACATCTGTTGTGTATCAGGAACCACACTGGGGGCTTTCACATCTATTGACTCATTGGACTTCCACAATAACCCCAGAAGGTAGGGATTTGTAGTCTCAATTATAGATAAAAAACTGAGCTGCCcgctctgcccccctccccaggaagatTCAAACCTACACATTCTCTAAATTACCAGGGTCCTTTCTAAAATACCAGCACTGCCCATTCTGTAGCATACTTGGGgtgttagggttagggttagggttagggttagggttagggttagggttagggttaggaaCCAGAAACTTCCTTACTGGTTCTCCAAGCACAAAGTCAATACCCTTGCTGAAACACCTCTTCCCAACAACTCTCTGACATCTGAAGCTCTTGGCTGAGCTCCTACGAATTTCCATATCCAGTATTCCCTTGAACTCAATCGCAACATTCACTTATCAAAGCATgtattcagtaaatatctatggaacacctactatgtatcaggcCACCATCTACCCCAAAGTGTTTACAAAGTGTAATGGAAGAGACAGAGGTCAATAAAAATCATACACATAATTGTCATTACACTGTGATAGAGGACACCAAGCAGGTGCATAAGACACCAAGGCTGTAACAGTGAGGACAGATCCATATAATATTTCCTTTCCCCCGTGCCATGCCCTGTGCCATGTTCTATCCTTTTCCTGTTGGtctggttctgtttttttttttaagatttttttttttttgagagagagagagagaaagtgtgagagaggtcaagggagaatcagactccccgctgagcagggagccttatgtgggactcgatcccacgactccgGGATCGTGATCTAAGCcgaaagcagttgcttaaccaactgagccacccaggagccccaaggttctgttattttttttactccTGGTTAAACTACTTAAATCATTTGAATGTTTCTGTGGtcaaaggtgggggggggctcaaaaatgaagggaaaaaaataataaaaataatgttgcaaAATAGTACATACAGTACAATCCAGTTTTTGTAAAAAGTAATGTATTGACACACATACCGGGAGGAATCTGGAGAATTAACCATGATTGTCTGCATGGTGGAATTTCATTAGATTTTTGCCCTGCATGCAGGAATGGATCCAGATTTTGTGGAGCCTGAAGTGTAAACAATTTGGGgggttttctttgggaaaaataatataaaattaaaattacaaaatataaaaattgcaaaAGTGGATACACAGCCTTTGAAGGAGCCCATGCAAGTGAGAGACCTGAAGTTTAAGCTTTATTAGCTTCAGAGAAAATCCACCTCTGTTCGTATGTGTtgtcttcctgtttattttttttttaagattttatttatttattcgacagagatagagacagccagcgagagagggaacacagcagggggagcgcgagagggagaagcgggctccccgatGCGCAAGAAGCCCAacgcgggctcgatcccagggccccaggatcatgaccgagcGGACGGCAGATGCTTccctgagccaccccggcgccctgGCAGGAATCCATACCCTAACCAGCTGGGTATGCCCCATTGAAACTGATCTCCTGAGTTAGGCCCTTCAAACCAGTCCACTTCCAGAGCGATGCGAGTCCCAACCACGTAGGCAGAGCACGCTTGGCATTTCAAAGCATGACCCCACTACAAAATCGCACGTACTCCTCAGAATTATCTGAAGTAAAAAGAAGGCAATGCTAGGTTCCCAATTCTCCTCATCTTCCACCTTCCTAACAAACTTTCCTGTTGAaatctcttcctccatctttcaTCTCCACCATAATTCATCACTgacttccttctcctgctccccagccATAGGCATCCCCTCTGCACGCTTCAACCACACTCTTGTCCTGCCACTGGACTCCTCTAACTCGGTGAAGAGGAGCGAGTAGCAAGGTCACTAGAGGACAGGAACCCAGGCTTTGACACTAGACAGACTGGGGGAAATGGCCTTGTCTTACTtgtcttattttcctttgcaGCCCCAGGCAATGCGCCTGGGCCTGGTACCACAAacagtagaatagtggttaccagggggtggaggaagggggggaaatggggagttacaTGTTTAATGAGTGCAGAGATTCAGTTTGGGAAGACAAAAAAGTTCAGGAGATGGATGCAGCGAGGGTTTCACAACAATGTAATGTAGTTAATGCCACGGAACTgtatgtacacttaaaaatggttaaaatggtaaattttaagttatatctatttcacacacacacacaaaataatgagAAACTTTCAAAGTCATTGTGACGATCAGATCTAGTGTTTGTGTCACCAAAATGTGCTTCCCAATGATATAATACTGATATTTTCAGCTTAGCTTAATGTATCTAAATTTCCTAAATGACCCCAAATAAAGTTtttcactgtaattttttttaaaaaatgcgaTCCATGGAGCCAGATCACTGGCATTGGAATACAGCTCTACCATACGTCAACTGTAAACGTAGGTAAGTCACTCAAATTCTCCGAGCctcaaattacatttttttaaattgtggtaaaatacccataacataaaatttatcactttaaccattttaaagtgtacaattcaggagCACTAAGTACACTTACAACGTgatgtaaccatcaccactgtctcgTTCAGGAACTTTTTCATCGCCCCAGACaaaaaccccatacccattaagcaatCTCTCTGTGACCACCTCCTTCCAGCCCAGGGCcgccactaatctgctttctgtctctagggaTTTACTTACTCTGCATAGTTCATGagattggaatcatacaatatggggccttttgagtctggcttctctcaGTAGTAGTAAGTCTTCCAGGTTCATCTGGGTTGTGGCCTGTTTCAGTACTTCTttccgtttttgttttgttttttttttaagtaggtgccgcacccaaatgtggggcttgaactcacgaccctgagatcaacagtcgcaggaaggggtgggggcaatGGGTGaaggaggtgatggggattaaggagtgcacctgttggGATGACCACTGGGTATTGTACGTAAGTGACAAATCACTGAGTTCTACACCAGAAACTGgtattatgctgtatgttaactaactggaatttaataaaatcttgaaaaagaaaaaaaaaagagtcacatgctccacagactgagccagccaggcaccccagtatttcattcctttttatggctgaataataccgcattgtatagatatataaacacattgtttatacattcatctgctgaaggacatttacattgtttccgTCTTTGGCTACTGTGAagagtgctgctgtgaacatcccTGTGCATTGTTTGAATATCTGCCTTCAGTTATTTggggtatatacttaggagtggaattgctgagctATAgagtaattctatatttaacttaTTGGGAAACTCTCAGATTCCATTTTAAAGTggggataattttaaaaaatgaaaataaaaataaggtgggGACAATGATAGAACTTACCTTGTAGCATTGTTGGAAAGATTGTTGGaggtaatgcatgtaaagcacttagaatagtatCTGGTACATAGTAAACACTCCGTAATTGTTAGTATTATTAGctatggatggatgagtgggcgtgtggttggatggatggatggatggatggatggatggaaagatgaaAAGGATGAGGCTGAGTATAGGGCCTATTTTCACACTGCAAGTTACTGGGAATCACTCCTattgaatttattcttaaaaatatttcattaggcAATTTCCACGTTACAATAGATTATATCCAGTAaatttagggaagaaaagaattcCCCTTTTCTGTCACTTTTCCCCAGCAACTTTTCTGAGAAGAAAGTTCCCTCCTCTAGATTTTCCATCCTCCCACTCAACCAACCTCCCAGGGTCAGACACTAGGTCCATAGACCTAACTATTTCACTAATATTCCCTGAATGTTGTCAATTATTTCTAGATTCAGTTGTCATAATTGGCA
This window of the Ailuropoda melanoleuca isolate Jingjing chromosome 2, ASM200744v2, whole genome shotgun sequence genome carries:
- the RHBDL2 gene encoding rhomboid-related protein 2, translated to MAADHDLEMEDMNLNMDRDMKGELEEEKEMREDRGGKDTFKNKKVHRVVSKWMLPEKVQRTYLERANCLPPPVFIISISLAELAVFIYYAVWKPQKQWITLDTGILESPFIYSPEKREQAWRFVSYMLVHAGVQHIVGNLIMQLALGIPLEMVHKGLRVGLVYLAGVIAGSLASSIFDPLKCLVGASGGLYALMGGYFMNVLVNFREMIPAFGIVRLLIIILIIMSDMGFALYRRFFVPASGSPVSFAAHIAGGFAGMSIGYTVFSCFDKALLKDPRFWIAIAAYFACVLFAVFFNVFLSPAN